The Pirellulimonas nuda genome includes a region encoding these proteins:
- a CDS encoding sigma-70 family RNA polymerase sigma factor yields MKHLLEHEPRVRGFLRGLLPTWDDVEEVTQNASLVAWRKFSDFEEGTSFGGWFLTIARYEAMSYRRHLARTPLVFSDELWGHLAVEAEQMTPDQLRRQKLDECLQRMEARNRDLLMKIYSSGVSIREVAKQSGKSEQAFYKVVQRMRSALLKCVTKAIAMEGA; encoded by the coding sequence GTGAAGCATTTGCTGGAGCACGAGCCTCGGGTGCGTGGTTTCCTCCGCGGACTTCTCCCAACTTGGGACGATGTCGAGGAGGTTACGCAGAATGCAAGCTTGGTGGCGTGGCGCAAGTTTTCGGATTTTGAAGAGGGCACCTCGTTCGGCGGCTGGTTTCTGACGATAGCTCGCTACGAAGCGATGAGCTATCGCCGACATCTCGCTCGGACGCCGCTCGTATTTTCGGACGAGTTGTGGGGTCATTTGGCAGTCGAGGCAGAGCAAATGACGCCCGATCAGCTGCGCCGCCAGAAGCTAGACGAGTGCCTCCAGCGCATGGAAGCAAGGAATCGAGATCTTCTGATGAAGATCTATTCGTCGGGCGTTTCGATCCGCGAAGTAGCGAAACAATCTGGCAAGAGTGAGCAGGCGTTCTACAAGGTCGTGCAGCGAATGAGATCGGCACTGCTCAAGTGCGTCACGAAGGCGATAGCAATGGAGGGTGCATAG
- a CDS encoding FecR family protein — protein sequence MADNRLEQLIAQWLDGRIDAEGSQALQQLLFESADARSAFRNYALLDASLHEAAYASSSSGVSGPVARELRSSDTPQRPDSPATLAGAKLEAAPRVQRPAPVRVNRLGSLARVAAWSGAIAAGILVAFQLSRTPDGARPDSTPVAQLGSPERRDGGHDQKRDQSLRKPPAPVATLAFVKQAQWEPPLLDVGETILEGETVSLTQGTARISVGAGAEIIAEAPCSLTFLSTDRVQLHHGEVAVDVAHWASGFTVVTEDMNLVDLGTKFTVSTSPGAATEATVLEGVVRVHASHASDEPPRGLLMTEGQHVSIDKSGLVKKIEQKDVNPLLGRLDFGSALPYRPVVLHNTGVGLSVGDEDRHWRVVSGPTGAFFEPQFAAVTEEERRYLPNDPGASQWVSIRQWQAAAPNSTYTFQTKFELDDYDLSTMQLFGRFLADNGVSAVRVNGEPVHVQSWVDNVLGQTFGAMQFRFVNITEGLVKGQNVVEVDVRNGMMRQGIPGELSPIPNPMALRVEWYAFGRQLSVAKADAHPAALYRIDGYNPPMLARSGREG from the coding sequence GTGGCCGACAATAGACTCGAACAGCTGATCGCTCAGTGGCTCGATGGCCGCATCGACGCCGAAGGCTCGCAGGCGCTTCAACAATTGTTGTTTGAGTCGGCAGACGCTAGGTCGGCATTCCGCAACTACGCACTGCTCGACGCGTCGCTCCATGAGGCGGCCTACGCAAGTAGTTCGTCCGGCGTGTCGGGTCCCGTTGCGAGGGAGTTGCGATCGTCCGACACCCCGCAGCGACCAGATTCTCCCGCGACGCTTGCGGGAGCCAAACTCGAAGCGGCACCTCGCGTCCAGCGCCCCGCGCCCGTAAGGGTGAATCGCCTAGGGAGTCTGGCCCGGGTTGCGGCGTGGAGCGGGGCGATTGCCGCAGGTATTCTGGTGGCGTTTCAGCTATCTCGAACTCCTGACGGCGCCCGGCCGGACAGCACGCCGGTGGCCCAGCTCGGATCCCCCGAACGGCGAGACGGCGGGCACGACCAGAAACGTGATCAATCGCTGCGCAAGCCCCCCGCGCCGGTTGCTACGCTGGCGTTCGTCAAGCAGGCGCAATGGGAGCCGCCACTACTAGACGTGGGGGAGACTATTCTGGAAGGTGAAACCGTCAGCCTGACGCAGGGAACGGCCCGGATCAGCGTCGGCGCCGGAGCAGAAATCATTGCCGAGGCCCCCTGCTCGCTGACTTTCTTATCCACCGATAGGGTCCAATTGCATCATGGCGAGGTAGCCGTCGATGTCGCGCATTGGGCGAGCGGTTTCACCGTTGTCACGGAGGACATGAACCTTGTCGATCTCGGGACAAAGTTCACGGTATCCACATCTCCGGGCGCCGCGACCGAAGCCACGGTTCTGGAGGGCGTCGTTCGAGTGCATGCATCGCACGCCTCCGATGAGCCGCCGCGTGGCCTGCTCATGACCGAAGGTCAGCACGTGTCGATTGATAAGAGCGGATTGGTCAAGAAAATCGAGCAGAAGGACGTGAATCCGCTGCTTGGCAGACTGGATTTCGGGTCTGCTCTGCCCTATCGTCCTGTTGTGTTGCACAACACGGGCGTCGGGCTCTCGGTTGGCGACGAAGACCGGCACTGGCGCGTGGTGAGCGGTCCGACCGGCGCATTCTTCGAACCGCAGTTTGCCGCCGTGACCGAAGAGGAGCGGCGTTATCTGCCGAACGACCCTGGCGCGTCGCAGTGGGTGTCTATCCGTCAGTGGCAGGCCGCGGCTCCAAACTCAACGTACACCTTTCAAACAAAATTCGAGTTGGACGACTACGATCTAAGCACGATGCAGCTCTTTGGTCGGTTCCTCGCGGACAACGGCGTCTCCGCGGTTCGCGTCAACGGCGAGCCAGTTCATGTTCAGTCTTGGGTAGATAACGTGTTGGGCCAGACGTTCGGCGCTATGCAGTTCCGCTTTGTGAATATCACGGAAGGTCTCGTCAAAGGTCAAAATGTTGTCGAAGTGGATGTCCGGAACGGGATGATGCGCCAAGGCATTCCTGGTGAGCTGTCCCCGATCCCCAACCCCATGGCGCTTCGTGTGGAGTGGTACGCGTTTGGTCGACAGCTCAGTGTCGCGAAGGCAGACGCCCACCCGGCGGCTTTATATCGCATCGACGGATACAATCCGCCGATGTTGGCTCGTTCTGGCAGAGAGGGTTGA
- a CDS encoding alpha-L-rhamnosidase-related protein encodes MNIGRLRAAWIVLVALAAHLSLTRPIAAETVAPTPASDVALRVPAHPVALQKAPGRDAIELVRQSPRTVERLDSGVMRVDFGRVAFGNLELTSPAGFQDEIVVRFGEKQANGAIDRDPPGTVRYSEVRAQIVPGTTTVIAPSVDDRNTQQSGAVGRYGNVTPPAVLTPPEWGVVTPFRWVEIEGIPAGEDAAKAVTVVRLAAFPKHWDEGAAEFHCSDATLNRVWDLCRYSIKATLFAGVYVDGDRERIPYEADAYLNQLSHYYVDADPKAARRTFDWLLKHPTWPTEWGPHMVFMAHADWMRNGDAEWIRQRYESLKAKTLFERLGKDGLVHSNAQQIDWDDIVDWPPVERDGCVRTEVNTVVNAFHLAAVEKMAELAAAVGADADVQYYQERAEHGRRVFRSQLFDADAGLYRDGVGVNHHSQHANFFPLAFGLVEKKDRQKVAEWLASRGMRCSVYGAQYLLESLFENGAGEAAVGLIVAPGERSWRHMLDSDATITWEAWNESAKPNLDWNHAWGAAPANLLPRYVLGAEPLAPGWSRARIRPNPSGLEFARGVVPTPRGPVAIDWRLDRRFSMDLDLPDRMTAFVQVPNVTGAEGIFVNGSSAEAKLIDGYWVLKDELKGRSAIEVR; translated from the coding sequence ATGAATATCGGTCGATTAAGAGCCGCTTGGATTGTTTTGGTCGCGCTGGCGGCGCATCTGTCGTTGACGAGGCCAATTGCAGCGGAGACGGTTGCTCCGACTCCTGCAAGTGACGTGGCCCTACGAGTGCCGGCGCATCCGGTCGCGCTTCAGAAGGCGCCGGGTCGCGACGCAATCGAGCTTGTGCGGCAATCGCCGCGGACCGTAGAGCGGCTCGACTCTGGCGTGATGCGCGTCGACTTTGGGAGAGTCGCGTTCGGCAATCTAGAGTTGACCTCGCCGGCGGGCTTTCAGGACGAGATTGTTGTGCGATTCGGAGAAAAGCAAGCGAACGGCGCAATTGATCGCGATCCGCCGGGGACGGTGCGTTACAGCGAGGTTCGCGCGCAGATCGTCCCGGGAACGACCACGGTGATCGCCCCGTCTGTGGACGATAGGAATACGCAACAATCTGGCGCCGTGGGTCGGTACGGCAACGTCACTCCGCCGGCCGTGCTGACTCCCCCTGAGTGGGGCGTAGTAACTCCCTTCCGATGGGTCGAGATCGAGGGCATACCCGCCGGCGAGGACGCCGCGAAGGCCGTAACGGTCGTCCGCCTAGCGGCGTTCCCCAAGCACTGGGACGAAGGCGCCGCCGAGTTCCACTGTTCCGACGCAACCCTGAACCGGGTGTGGGACCTGTGCCGGTACTCCATCAAGGCGACGCTGTTCGCCGGGGTCTACGTCGACGGCGATCGAGAGCGTATCCCTTACGAGGCCGACGCCTACCTGAACCAACTGAGTCACTACTATGTCGACGCTGATCCCAAAGCGGCGAGGCGGACCTTTGACTGGCTTCTGAAGCATCCCACCTGGCCGACGGAATGGGGGCCGCACATGGTGTTCATGGCTCACGCCGACTGGATGCGAAACGGCGATGCCGAGTGGATCCGTCAAAGGTACGAGAGCCTGAAAGCAAAGACGCTCTTCGAGCGCCTCGGCAAGGATGGGCTGGTTCACAGCAACGCCCAGCAGATCGATTGGGATGACATTGTCGACTGGCCGCCTGTTGAGCGTGACGGCTGCGTTCGCACCGAGGTAAATACCGTCGTCAACGCTTTTCACTTGGCGGCGGTAGAGAAGATGGCTGAGCTGGCGGCCGCCGTCGGCGCAGATGCCGACGTTCAGTACTACCAGGAGCGTGCAGAGCACGGACGCCGGGTCTTCCGCAGCCAACTCTTCGACGCCGACGCAGGGCTGTACCGCGACGGCGTAGGGGTGAACCATCACTCCCAGCACGCCAATTTCTTCCCCCTGGCCTTCGGTCTCGTGGAGAAGAAAGATCGTCAGAAGGTAGCTGAGTGGCTGGCGTCACGCGGCATGCGCTGCTCGGTGTACGGGGCTCAATACCTGCTGGAGAGCTTGTTCGAGAATGGGGCGGGAGAGGCCGCGGTCGGACTGATCGTCGCGCCCGGAGAGCGAAGTTGGCGTCACATGCTCGACTCCGACGCAACGATCACGTGGGAGGCATGGAATGAGTCGGCCAAGCCCAACTTAGACTGGAATCATGCCTGGGGAGCAGCCCCGGCGAACCTATTGCCGAGATACGTTCTAGGCGCGGAGCCGCTCGCGCCGGGTTGGAGCCGTGCGAGAATCCGTCCGAACCCTAGCGGCCTGGAGTTCGCCCGAGGCGTGGTGCCCACACCACGTGGACCGGTCGCGATTGATTGGCGACTCGATCGGCGTTTCAGCATGGACCTGGATCTGCCCGATCGAATGACCGCGTTCGTTCAAGTGCCGAATGTGACCGGCGCCGAGGGGATCTTCGTCAACGGTTCGTCCGCGGAGGCCAAGTTGATTGACGGGTATTGGGTGTTGAAAGACGAATTGAAGGGTAGGTCGGCTATTGAAGTGCGCTAG